The following are encoded in a window of Ruminiclostridium herbifermentans genomic DNA:
- a CDS encoding tartrate dehydrogenase, which translates to MKSHKIAVIAGDGIGPEVISEGVKVLKAVSKLNPEINFEFTDFPWGCEYYVKTGKMIADDGMETLKKFDAIYLGAVGYPGVPDHISLWGLLLKIRKGFDQYINLRPVKLLNGAECPLKNVDRSQIDMVVIRENSEGEYAGAGDWLFKGKPEEVVLQTGVFSRKGCERVIRYAYELARKEGKTLTSISKANALNYSMVFWDEVFEEIGKEYPDVKTYSYLVDAACMFFVKQPERFQIVVTSNLFGDIVTDLGAAIAGGLGLAAGANLNPERTFPSMFEPVHGSAPDIAGQGKANPLAAIWSVSQMLDFFGYENWGKAVLDAIEKVMVEKKFLTPDMGGTSKTNEVGDAVVKALEEIAANM; encoded by the coding sequence ATGAAATCACACAAGATAGCTGTAATTGCAGGTGATGGAATAGGACCTGAGGTAATAAGCGAAGGGGTAAAGGTATTAAAAGCAGTATCAAAATTGAATCCAGAGATAAATTTTGAATTCACAGATTTCCCTTGGGGATGTGAGTATTATGTTAAAACTGGTAAAATGATTGCAGATGATGGAATGGAAACATTAAAGAAATTTGATGCAATTTATTTAGGTGCTGTTGGTTATCCAGGAGTACCTGACCACATTTCTCTTTGGGGATTGCTACTTAAAATAAGAAAGGGCTTTGACCAATATATAAATCTTCGTCCAGTTAAGCTTCTTAATGGCGCAGAGTGCCCATTAAAAAATGTTGACCGCAGCCAGATTGATATGGTTGTTATCCGTGAAAACAGCGAAGGTGAGTATGCTGGGGCAGGAGATTGGCTATTTAAGGGAAAACCTGAAGAAGTAGTGCTTCAAACAGGTGTATTCTCTCGTAAAGGCTGTGAACGTGTAATCAGATATGCCTATGAATTAGCAAGAAAAGAAGGAAAAACGCTTACAAGTATCAGTAAGGCAAATGCACTCAACTACTCTATGGTTTTCTGGGATGAGGTTTTTGAGGAAATTGGAAAAGAATATCCAGATGTTAAGACTTATTCATATCTTGTTGATGCAGCATGTATGTTCTTTGTTAAGCAGCCAGAAAGATTCCAGATAGTAGTAACCTCAAATCTGTTTGGAGATATCGTGACAGATCTTGGTGCTGCTATCGCGGGTGGACTTGGCTTGGCTGCAGGAGCAAACTTAAATCCTGAGCGTACTTTCCCTTCAATGTTTGAGCCTGTGCATGGTTCAGCACCTGATATAGCAGGACAGGGAAAAGCAAATCCTTTGGCTGCAATATGGTCAGTAAGTCAGATGCTCGACTTCTTTGGATATGAGAACTGGGGAAAAGCAGTATTAGATGCAATTGAAAAGGTAATGGTAGAAAAGAAATTCTTAACCCCTGATATGGGTGGTACATCAAAGACAAATGAGGTTGGAGATGCTGTTGTAAAAGCACTTGAAGAAATAGCTGCCAATATGTAA
- a CDS encoding tetratricopeptide repeat protein: protein MFYTVISTLIIIVTSLVAFYLLYRAKELSLGILISISLGSITLGFTFLPIFKTVTVFLKESIFINKSFAFVISVLTVLIIFLIFILIISFIISLAMPSKLASIDCCVIIDNVIAKIKNAFTENMLKKPVDTEQKIDTMGIEKKEVDSDINISDVAYGDACACEETEKEVACVLQYDSNNSDVTEQVNTDYSDVVQSEHVETITSDISEEINSEEIDSKEIESDEIDIYYSDNNMGDQISETEVPEVEAAETNAAETDVQINEIPEISISESETQIPAPEAKLEKISTEDISDAKSLVLIALEKKGNNKKEEAIEYYMKALQRQPDVEMILWIVLDVCALYKQLGLNELAISILETMANQYGTVIKPEVKKEIMNCLV, encoded by the coding sequence ATGTTTTATACTGTAATTTCGACTTTGATCATCATAGTCACCTCGCTAGTTGCTTTCTATTTGCTTTATAGGGCAAAAGAATTAAGTTTAGGAATTTTAATTTCAATTTCACTTGGATCTATAACCTTAGGATTTACATTTTTGCCGATCTTTAAAACAGTAACAGTATTTTTGAAAGAAAGTATATTTATAAATAAAAGCTTTGCTTTTGTAATATCTGTACTTACAGTTTTAATTATTTTTCTGATATTTATTTTAATAATTAGTTTTATCATTTCATTAGCAATGCCTAGTAAATTAGCTTCTATAGACTGTTGTGTCATAATAGACAATGTAATAGCTAAAATTAAAAATGCTTTTACTGAAAACATGTTAAAAAAACCAGTTGACACTGAACAAAAAATTGATACAATGGGTATAGAAAAAAAAGAAGTGGATAGTGACATTAATATAAGTGATGTAGCATATGGTGATGCGTGTGCATGTGAAGAAACTGAAAAAGAAGTAGCATGTGTATTGCAATATGATTCTAATAATTCAGATGTTACTGAACAAGTAAATACTGACTATAGCGATGTTGTTCAATCAGAACATGTGGAAACAATAACTTCTGATATATCTGAAGAAATAAATTCAGAAGAAATAGATTCTAAAGAAATAGAATCTGACGAAATAGATATTTATTATTCAGATAATAATATGGGAGATCAAATTTCTGAGACCGAAGTACCAGAAGTTGAGGCAGCAGAGACTAATGCTGCGGAAACTGATGTGCAAATAAACGAAATTCCAGAAATCAGTATTTCAGAAAGCGAAACGCAAATCCCAGCACCAGAAGCAAAACTTGAAAAAATATCAACAGAGGATATAAGTGATGCAAAATCCTTAGTACTTATAGCTCTTGAGAAGAAAGGCAATAATAAGAAAGAAGAAGCTATAGAGTACTATATGAAGGCGTTGCAGCGACAACCGGATGTTGAAATGATACTTTGGATTGTACTAGATGTTTGTGCTCTGTATAAACAACTTGGCTTAAATGAATTGGCTATAAGCATTTTGGAAACTATGGCCAACCAATATGGAACTGTCATTAAGCCAGAAGTAAAAAAGGAAATTATGAATTGCTTAGTATAA
- a CDS encoding PRC-barrel domain-containing protein has product MKKSKEIIGLPIISISDGTEVGKVKTVIINAEKGAIDYVVVDSGIQILSAKVIPTEYVLGIGEYALTIENEDAINDISKIPAAIDLLQKNIQVKGTKVLTKKGRLIGEIGDIYVNEDDHCSIIGLEFIADITQKNVRIIPRDSIITFGKNLVVVKDDVETTLLNSAAQINNSAEQADIEKKNLEPNLNQANDSINNTVNSTATEEIDSGAVSDMMEMKHKEYLNGKIATKTIYDDDGSVLIEENTVIDDEIFEIAKAYGKVIELVMNNR; this is encoded by the coding sequence ATGAAAAAGTCAAAAGAAATAATTGGATTACCTATAATTAGCATATCTGATGGAACTGAAGTTGGTAAAGTCAAAACTGTAATAATTAATGCTGAAAAAGGAGCAATAGATTATGTAGTAGTGGATAGTGGCATTCAAATACTTAGTGCTAAAGTCATTCCTACAGAATATGTTCTCGGTATAGGTGAGTATGCATTAACAATTGAGAATGAAGATGCTATAAACGATATTAGCAAAATACCTGCTGCTATTGATTTACTTCAAAAAAATATTCAAGTCAAGGGCACAAAGGTATTAACTAAAAAAGGTCGTCTAATTGGTGAAATTGGAGATATATATGTAAATGAGGATGACCATTGTTCAATTATTGGACTTGAATTTATAGCTGATATAACACAGAAAAATGTGAGAATTATTCCTCGTGATAGCATAATTACCTTTGGAAAAAATCTTGTGGTGGTTAAAGATGATGTTGAGACAACACTTTTGAATAGTGCAGCACAAATAAACAATTCAGCTGAGCAAGCGGATATCGAAAAAAAAAATTTAGAACCTAATTTGAATCAAGCAAATGACAGTATTAATAACACTGTTAATAGCACTGCTACAGAAGAAATTGATTCTGGAGCTGTGTCTGATATGATGGAAATGAAACATAAAGAATACCTAAATGGAAAGATCGCTACTAAAACCATATATGATGATGATGGTAGTGTTTTAATAGAAGAAAATACAGTAATAGATGATGAGATTTTTGAAATTGCAAAAGCTTATGGCAAGGTAATCGAATTAGTTATGAATAATAGATAA
- a CDS encoding adaptor protein MecA produces MRIEKVNDNVLRVTITLSDLEERNIDLGSLNYNSPAAQELFWDMMERAEEEYGFASHDSQLIFEASPENEEGFVVTITKIDSEGEFESIQKYIKSKYKNSDLRQKKKKSKVCSALKIYCFESIEDLCSLCKRICTYYKGESSLIKHKNCYYLLLTGSSASSSKSLDIFMCEYSTQITNVSFFEGYLNEYGQKIISDNAIQTLSKYF; encoded by the coding sequence ATGAGAATTGAAAAAGTTAATGACAACGTATTGAGGGTAACTATAACTCTTAGTGATCTTGAGGAAAGAAATATTGATTTAGGCTCTTTGAATTATAATTCACCAGCAGCTCAAGAATTATTTTGGGATATGATGGAGAGAGCTGAAGAAGAGTATGGTTTTGCATCACATGATTCTCAACTCATTTTTGAGGCTTCTCCTGAGAATGAAGAAGGATTTGTAGTTACAATAACCAAAATAGATTCTGAAGGTGAATTTGAATCAATTCAGAAATATATAAAAAGCAAATACAAGAATTCTGACTTGAGACAAAAGAAAAAGAAAAGTAAGGTTTGTTCTGCTCTAAAAATTTATTGCTTCGAATCAATTGAAGATTTATGTTCATTATGTAAGCGTATTTGCACATATTATAAAGGAGAAAGTTCACTAATTAAGCATAAAAACTGCTATTACCTCTTGTTGACTGGAAGTTCTGCATCTTCTTCGAAATCTTTAGATATTTTTATGTGTGAATATTCTACTCAGATTACAAATGTTAGTTTCTTTGAAGGCTATCTAAATGAATATGGACAGAAAATAATTTCTGATAACGCTATACAGACGTTGAGCAAATACTTTTAA
- a CDS encoding Maf family protein translates to MRDIILASASPRRQQLLTQMGLHFNLKPSDIEEVIDNTLEPCQVAMSLASQKCNDVVSQIEEDCIVIGADTIVVKDNKMLGKPRDEREAFNMLTSLRGEWHQVVTGLCLYRTSDKKSICDYEITKVKISDKSDEFINEYISTKEPFDKAGAYGIQGYGSLLVERIDGCYFNVMGLPIYKLSCMLEELGYKISLEKAEA, encoded by the coding sequence GTGAGAGATATTATTTTAGCGTCAGCGTCTCCTAGAAGACAACAATTGTTAACACAAATGGGTCTGCATTTTAATTTAAAACCCTCTGATATTGAGGAAGTTATAGATAATACATTGGAGCCTTGTCAGGTTGCTATGTCCTTAGCAAGTCAAAAATGTAATGATGTTGTGTCTCAAATTGAGGAGGATTGCATTGTTATCGGTGCAGATACAATAGTAGTCAAAGATAACAAAATGCTTGGAAAGCCTAGAGATGAAAGAGAAGCTTTTAACATGCTTACTAGCCTTAGGGGTGAATGGCATCAGGTTGTAACAGGGCTTTGCTTATATAGAACCAGCGATAAAAAAAGCATATGTGATTATGAAATAACTAAAGTAAAAATATCTGATAAGTCAGATGAATTTATAAATGAATACATTTCAACAAAAGAGCCTTTTGACAAAGCCGGTGCATATGGGATTCAAGGATATGGCTCATTACTTGTTGAAAGAATTGATGGGTGTTATTTTAATGTAATGGGATTACCAATATATAAACTATCATGTATGTTAGAGGAATTGGGATATAAGATTAGCCTTGAAAAAGCAGAAGCTTAG
- the radC gene encoding RadC family protein, with the protein MDRLKIKELPLCERPYDKLEAVGSEHLSNAELLAVIIKTGTKSFTAVELAQLVLKMSHDGRLSSLNNLSIEQLMQIKGIGKVKAFQIKSVLELSKRIASSDGIVHHVIKSSKDISTLLMEEMRYLKKEVFKAVLLDTKNQVIKIIDVSIGSLNSSIVHPREVFCEAVKIGCNSIIFVHNHPSGDPTPSSEDIKTTQRLLECGDILGIRVLDHIIIGDGKFISFKEKCII; encoded by the coding sequence ATGGACAGATTGAAAATTAAAGAACTTCCTTTATGTGAAAGACCATATGACAAGCTTGAAGCAGTTGGTTCAGAGCATCTGTCAAATGCAGAACTTCTAGCTGTTATTATAAAGACTGGTACAAAGTCATTTACTGCAGTTGAATTAGCTCAGCTAGTGCTAAAGATGTCTCACGATGGCAGGCTTTCATCCTTGAACAATTTATCTATTGAGCAGCTAATGCAAATAAAAGGAATAGGAAAGGTTAAAGCTTTTCAGATAAAATCTGTGTTAGAATTATCAAAAAGGATTGCATCTAGTGACGGGATAGTGCATCATGTAATAAAGAGTTCAAAAGATATTAGCACACTTTTGATGGAAGAAATGCGTTATTTAAAAAAAGAGGTTTTCAAAGCAGTTTTACTTGATACAAAAAATCAAGTGATTAAAATTATAGATGTTTCAATTGGAAGTTTAAATTCTTCAATTGTTCATCCACGAGAGGTGTTTTGTGAGGCTGTAAAAATCGGCTGCAATAGTATTATTTTTGTGCATAATCATCCAAGCGGCGATCCCACTCCCAGTTCGGAAGATATTAAAACTACGCAGAGACTTTTGGAGTGTGGGGATATTTTAGGAATTAGAGTTTTGGATCATATCATAATAGGGGATGGAAAGTTTATTAGCTTTAAAGAAAAGTGTATTATTTAA
- a CDS encoding rod shape-determining protein: MGFFARDIGIDLGTANTLVHVKGKGIVVREPSVVAVNAKTNEVLAVGEAAKEMIGRTPGSIVAIRPMKDGVIADFDITQSMIKHFIKKAISNGVLSKPRVVICVPSGVTEVEKRAVEDATLQAGAKEAYLIEEPMAAAIGANLPVDEPSGSMVVDIGGGTSEVAVISLGGIVTSKSLRVAGDELDDAIAHYIKKEYSLMIGERSAEQIKVTIGGAFPKTKEEKMEIRGRDLITGLPKNIEITSSEINEALKEPVNAIIDSIKFTLEKTPPELASDIMDKGIMLTGGGALLDGLDKLIMQETGMPVSVAENPLDCVALGTAKVLEEIETLKKVLISPKRLK; encoded by the coding sequence ATGGGTTTTTTTGCAAGAGATATAGGAATAGATTTGGGAACAGCAAATACTTTAGTTCATGTTAAGGGTAAAGGAATAGTAGTACGAGAGCCATCGGTTGTTGCTGTTAATGCAAAAACTAATGAGGTTTTAGCTGTAGGAGAGGCTGCAAAAGAGATGATTGGGCGTACACCAGGAAGTATTGTGGCTATTAGACCAATGAAGGATGGTGTTATAGCTGATTTTGATATTACTCAGAGTATGATTAAGCATTTTATAAAAAAGGCAATATCAAATGGTGTTTTAAGTAAACCAAGAGTTGTAATATGCGTACCATCAGGAGTTACAGAAGTTGAAAAGAGAGCTGTTGAAGATGCTACGCTTCAGGCTGGTGCAAAAGAAGCATATTTGATTGAAGAGCCAATGGCAGCTGCTATAGGTGCTAATTTGCCTGTTGATGAGCCCTCAGGAAGTATGGTGGTAGATATAGGTGGAGGAACAAGTGAAGTTGCAGTTATTTCGTTGGGAGGGATAGTAACAAGTAAATCTCTGAGAGTAGCTGGTGATGAATTGGATGACGCCATTGCACACTATATCAAAAAAGAGTATAGCTTGATGATTGGAGAGCGTTCTGCTGAACAAATAAAGGTTACAATTGGCGGAGCATTTCCTAAGACAAAAGAAGAGAAAATGGAAATAAGAGGAAGGGACTTAATAACAGGTTTGCCAAAGAATATTGAGATAACATCCTCTGAGATAAATGAAGCATTAAAGGAGCCTGTTAATGCAATAATTGATTCAATTAAGTTTACTTTGGAAAAAACTCCTCCTGAGCTTGCATCTGACATTATGGATAAAGGAATTATGCTCACTGGTGGAGGTGCACTGCTTGATGGTCTTGATAAATTGATTATGCAGGAGACTGGAATGCCTGTTTCAGTTGCAGAAAATCCATTAGATTGTGTAGCACTTGGCACAGCTAAAGTGCTTGAAGAAATTGAAACTCTTAAAAAGGTTCTAATTTCCCCAAAGAGACTCAAATAG
- the mreC gene encoding rod shape-determining protein MreC, giving the protein MRLFTGKSLILIVITLVLIVCIGLSVNPNSSVNWFGDLISVPFTSVGKVLSYAGQQIEEGVGLFNDVEKLRAENKRLNEAIDKFNNERTEYLRLKSENEDLKSVLKMRKELEDFEFLGANIIAKDSGKFFNVFLIDKGYTSGIKYNMPVITSKGLVGKVSAAQPFSSKIISIIEEGSAASAIVSKTGDLVVVKGDLKLSKEGLCKIEYIPADLDLSQGDVIETSGMGGIYPKGIIIGTIKEVRQGESDLDKYAIVEPAVDLKRLSQVVILKNTSTEMSSEEISSEMEITDK; this is encoded by the coding sequence TTGAGGTTATTTACAGGTAAATCATTAATACTAATAGTAATTACACTTGTTTTAATTGTGTGTATTGGACTGTCTGTAAATCCCAACAGCAGTGTGAATTGGTTTGGAGATTTGATTTCCGTACCATTTACTTCAGTTGGTAAAGTCCTTTCATATGCAGGTCAGCAGATAGAGGAAGGTGTTGGCCTATTTAATGATGTTGAAAAGCTGAGAGCTGAAAATAAGAGATTAAATGAAGCTATAGATAAATTCAATAATGAGAGGACAGAGTATTTAAGACTTAAAAGTGAGAATGAAGATTTAAAGAGTGTCCTTAAAATGAGAAAAGAGTTAGAGGACTTTGAGTTTTTAGGAGCTAACATTATAGCTAAGGACTCTGGTAAATTTTTTAATGTGTTTTTGATAGATAAGGGATATACAAGTGGAATTAAGTATAATATGCCAGTGATTACTAGTAAGGGGCTAGTTGGTAAGGTTTCAGCAGCTCAGCCATTCTCTTCGAAAATAATTAGTATAATAGAGGAAGGAAGTGCAGCTAGTGCAATAGTATCTAAAACTGGTGATTTAGTTGTAGTTAAAGGGGATTTAAAACTTTCTAAGGAAGGACTTTGCAAAATAGAGTATATTCCTGCAGATTTAGATTTATCCCAAGGAGATGTAATTGAAACTTCAGGCATGGGCGGTATTTATCCTAAGGGAATAATTATAGGAACTATTAAAGAAGTTCGGCAAGGAGAAAGTGATCTTGACAAATATGCTATTGTAGAGCCTGCTGTTGATTTAAAAAGGTTGAGCCAAGTGGTAATACTAAAAAATACATCAACAGAGATGAGTTCAGAAGAGATATCTTCAGAAATGGAGATTACTGATAAATGA
- the mreD gene encoding rod shape-determining protein MreD yields MRNKVIFYIILIFTFVIIQVNFLNFISIFGVIPNIVIVLIVSIALLEGKIHGAAVGFSVGLCMDAVVGVALGFQALLGMLLGFALGNTNKRFFKENLLVMFICTFISTILFECAMFLGSYIYGIPLDFILTLKNIIFPEAILNSVLGLILFFIIVQINKRWFYNQGKNRY; encoded by the coding sequence ATGAGGAATAAAGTTATATTTTACATTATACTCATATTCACCTTCGTAATTATACAGGTAAATTTCTTAAACTTTATAAGTATATTTGGAGTAATACCCAATATAGTGATAGTATTAATTGTAAGTATTGCACTATTAGAAGGCAAAATTCACGGTGCAGCAGTAGGTTTTTCAGTTGGATTATGCATGGATGCAGTAGTAGGTGTTGCTCTGGGATTTCAAGCATTGCTTGGTATGCTGTTAGGCTTTGCGTTGGGGAATACTAATAAAAGGTTTTTTAAAGAAAATCTTTTAGTTATGTTTATATGTACTTTTATTTCAACCATATTATTCGAATGTGCTATGTTTTTAGGCTCTTATATATATGGTATACCTTTAGACTTTATTTTAACTCTTAAAAATATTATATTTCCAGAAGCAATACTTAACAGTGTTTTAGGATTGATTTTATTTTTTATAATTGTTCAAATTAATAAAAGATGGTTCTATAATCAAGGAAAAAACAGATATTAA
- a CDS encoding penicillin-binding protein 2, producing the protein MKQFFKDRYNILGISIVMVFALIVYQLVNIQLIQGENYFNQSQSINLKSRTILAERGNILDRYGVPIATNSSSYSLMLMTTGTSSDQLNEILLKLSKILEKNGDTYKNSFSKYLTYNPIEFGSAIAKSQDRIKALRNVTGYPFQGYNQASTAKDVFNYLKDTAFKIDKKYSDEEAYKIMTLRFEIMGYNSLNPVIAENISNATVAEVEERIDEFPGAIIDTVPSRKYVDAEYAAHLIGYVRTVSENDLIKHADEGYNMNDIIGKSGIELTAEGYLRGTNGYRRIEIDDNGKTKIISEEAVKPGSDVVLTIDMRLQKAAMDSLEKNIPIIRERKNSQNHKDAYAGAVVALDVKTGDVLALASYPSYDPSIFLADASDKEAQKAISALYDASNTTTSEYNRATKGIYAPGSTFKPLVGIAGLEEGVINPYEKYFDKGYVQYGDIMLKSIEYRTYKGGLGWVNMIQAIQKSSNPYFYVLGNKVGINNIVKWATRFGLGQKTGIELDESTGNISSREFKAKIDPDPWTETNTAQSAIGQLYNSFTPIQLANYTATIANGGKRFKPHVIKRVIKYDGSIVTETKPEYEILPVKKENMAIIQEGMKAVANSEDPGGTASSAFVELLPIKVAGKTGTAETGNEANHSSNALFICYAPADNPEIAVAVVVERGVLGAYTAPIACDVLKEYFDIKGVQNEDYAVKRDIVELTR; encoded by the coding sequence ATGAAACAGTTTTTTAAGGATAGATATAATATTTTAGGTATAAGTATAGTGATGGTATTTGCATTAATTGTATATCAATTGGTAAATATTCAGCTAATTCAGGGTGAGAATTATTTCAATCAATCTCAATCCATAAACTTAAAATCAAGGACAATTTTAGCTGAAAGAGGCAATATTCTTGATAGATATGGAGTTCCTATAGCTACTAATTCAAGTAGTTATTCTCTGATGCTAATGACAACAGGAACTTCTTCAGACCAATTAAATGAGATTCTATTAAAATTATCTAAAATATTAGAGAAAAATGGTGACACTTATAAAAATTCATTCTCTAAGTACTTGACTTATAATCCAATTGAATTTGGGTCAGCGATAGCTAAAAGTCAAGATAGAATCAAAGCTTTAAGAAATGTAACAGGGTATCCGTTTCAAGGATATAATCAAGCTTCCACCGCAAAAGATGTATTCAATTATTTAAAGGATACTGCTTTTAAAATTGACAAGAAGTATTCCGATGAGGAAGCTTATAAGATTATGACATTAAGATTTGAGATAATGGGATATAATTCTTTAAATCCTGTAATTGCAGAAAACATTAGTAATGCAACTGTCGCTGAAGTTGAGGAGAGAATAGATGAGTTTCCGGGTGCTATAATTGATACTGTACCCAGCAGAAAATATGTTGATGCTGAATATGCGGCTCATTTAATTGGATATGTGAGGACAGTCAGTGAAAATGATTTGATTAAGCATGCTGATGAAGGCTATAATATGAATGATATTATAGGCAAGTCCGGAATAGAACTCACGGCTGAAGGATATTTGAGAGGAACCAATGGATACCGAAGAATTGAGATTGATGACAATGGTAAAACAAAAATCATTAGTGAAGAGGCCGTGAAGCCCGGAAGTGATGTGGTGCTTACAATAGATATGCGACTTCAAAAGGCTGCCATGGATTCTCTGGAAAAGAATATTCCAATTATAAGAGAAAGGAAAAATTCTCAGAACCACAAGGATGCATATGCTGGTGCAGTTGTAGCACTAGATGTAAAGACAGGTGACGTATTGGCTTTAGCTAGTTATCCTAGCTATGATCCGTCAATATTTTTAGCAGATGCTAGTGATAAAGAAGCACAAAAGGCTATAAGTGCCCTTTATGATGCTTCTAATACCACAACCTCTGAATATAATAGGGCAACAAAAGGAATTTATGCACCAGGGTCAACATTTAAGCCTCTTGTTGGTATTGCAGGCTTAGAGGAAGGTGTTATAAACCCATATGAGAAGTACTTTGACAAAGGATATGTTCAATATGGAGATATAATGCTTAAGTCAATAGAATACAGGACATATAAGGGAGGACTTGGATGGGTTAATATGATTCAGGCAATCCAGAAATCCAGTAACCCCTATTTCTACGTGCTAGGCAATAAAGTAGGCATTAATAATATTGTTAAGTGGGCAACAAGGTTTGGACTAGGACAAAAAACAGGAATTGAACTAGATGAAAGCACAGGAAACATATCCTCTAGAGAATTTAAAGCAAAGATTGACCCGGATCCATGGACAGAAACAAATACGGCTCAGTCTGCTATAGGCCAGCTTTATAACAGCTTCACACCTATACAGTTGGCAAATTATACGGCAACAATAGCTAATGGTGGTAAGAGATTTAAGCCGCATGTTATTAAGAGAGTAATAAAATATGATGGTTCAATTGTTACAGAGACTAAACCAGAATATGAAATATTGCCTGTTAAAAAAGAAAATATGGCTATTATTCAAGAAGGAATGAAAGCTGTTGCAAATAGTGAAGATCCTGGAGGAACTGCTTCATCAGCGTTTGTAGAGTTACTTCCTATTAAAGTTGCTGGTAAAACTGGAACGGCTGAAACTGGAAACGAAGCAAATCACTCTTCAAATGCATTGTTTATATGCTATGCTCCTGCAGACAATCCTGAAATAGCTGTTGCAGTTGTTGTTGAGAGAGGAGTATTGGGCGCATATACTGCACCTATTGCTTGTGATGTGTTAAAAGAGTATTTTGATATAAAAGGTGTTCAGAACGAGGATTACGCTGTGAAAAGAGACATAGTTGAATTGACTAGATGA
- the minC gene encoding septum site-determining protein MinC: MDENAVTFKGTVNGLTIILKDDVSFEELVNSLLIKINSAGKFFRGAKLAVRYRGRTLNAEEREKLFELLKENSGAQILSFDEDKTEKPAAKAASNGNTNERNNQIKKYTYFKGIDEGVTKFYRGTVRSGQLITFDGNVVILGDVNPGAVIEATGNIIVMGLLRGVVHAGSDGNKEAIIAALGLNPTQLRIGDIIARSPDDEKGIGTNLIPELAYVKDDKLFVERFLPQR; the protein is encoded by the coding sequence ATGGATGAGAATGCAGTTACTTTTAAAGGAACGGTTAATGGGCTAACAATTATTTTAAAAGATGATGTGAGCTTTGAAGAACTTGTAAATAGCTTGCTTATAAAGATTAATAGTGCAGGTAAATTTTTTCGTGGTGCAAAATTAGCTGTAAGATACAGAGGACGCACATTAAACGCCGAAGAAAGAGAGAAACTCTTTGAGCTACTTAAAGAGAATAGCGGGGCACAAATACTATCTTTTGACGAAGATAAAACAGAAAAGCCAGCGGCAAAAGCAGCATCAAATGGAAACACAAATGAAAGAAATAATCAAATTAAAAAGTACACATATTTCAAGGGCATAGATGAAGGTGTAACAAAATTCTATAGAGGAACTGTTAGATCAGGTCAGCTTATTACCTTTGACGGAAATGTTGTTATATTAGGAGATGTTAATCCAGGAGCAGTTATTGAAGCAACTGGAAATATAATAGTAATGGGATTGCTTAGAGGGGTAGTTCATGCTGGCAGTGATGGAAACAAGGAAGCTATAATAGCGGCACTAGGACTAAACCCAACGCAATTGCGCATCGGAGATATAATTGCTAGATCACCAGATGATGAAAAGGGTATTGGAACTAATTTGATTCCTGAGTTAGCATATGTCAAAGATGATAAATTGTTTGTGGAACGCTTTTTACCACAGAGGTAA